The Thermoflavifilum sp. genome contains a region encoding:
- the rplS gene encoding 50S ribosomal protein L19: MDPISFVHQQMTPAKEFPPFKPGDNITVTYRIVEGNKERTQSFKGDVIKRQGRGYTATFTVRKVSDGVGVERTFPLYSPSIESIVLNKTGKVRRAKLYYLRERSGKSARIREKR; this comes from the coding sequence TCAGCAAATGACTCCCGCCAAGGAATTTCCTCCTTTTAAGCCGGGCGATAATATCACCGTAACCTATCGGATTGTAGAAGGGAATAAAGAAAGAACCCAATCTTTTAAAGGCGATGTGATTAAGCGACAGGGCCGCGGATATACGGCTACTTTTACGGTAAGAAAAGTATCCGACGGGGTTGGGGTGGAAAGGACCTTCCCGCTTTATTCTCCCAGTATCGAATCGATTGTCTTGAATAAAACCGGTAAAGTGCGCAGAGCTAAGCTCTATTATCTGCGTGAACGTTCAGGAAAATCGGCCCGTATTCGCGAGAAACGCTAA